GGAAATTGATCAAAATACTGCTTACTTTCGGAAGGAGAGTATAATGACACAACGGTAATTATCTAATCTACTTCTATTCTTACTTTATGTGGAGGAAAAACCTTTTTCCTAGTCTCCTTTCTGAATAAAAGGTATTATACGTGTTGTATGTTGCACCAAATGGAATTATGCTTTTTGTATATTGCACTAAGTCGAATTTGAACTCCAACCTAAGAGGAGAGCTTTAATCCGCTCTCCCCAGCACCATCAAGTACTAATGTATGGCAAATTTGGATGGAAACTACTCTTAAATTGGAACTTTCCAAACGCTGTTGGTTTATAGAATTTCTATCCTCTCTCCTACTTGGATTTGGAGATGGACTCTATCCCAGCAGCAACTAGCAAGTACTAATACATTGCAAAATTGGGAACTAACCGTTAAATTGGACTTTCCCAACGCAATTGGTTTACGCGTGTCATTCTATGATATCGTTCCGCCCCCTATCGATTCCTTCAGACATCTTATACTTGTTAGCAGTACCTTCAACGTTCAGACACTTGAAAAGGTAAAAATACTTCATGAACAAGTGTTGGTCGAATAATTATCGCATCAACCCCGGTACCGAAATTCAGTTCGCATGCTGTTTGTTAGCTTGTACTGCAGGCTGTAGTTTAAGAAAGAAACCCATTCCGTGTCAGGCCCTTCATAAACCCCACTCCCCCGGGGAAATCAGGCCTTGTTTGATGGCTGGTGAGAAAACTTCAACATGATATTGCACGTGAACGACTAATTCGTAATAAACTTGCAGCGCCAATCGATTCAATAACATATGAGAGagaaattaattgaaacaaaactTCATTTAATTAAGGCCAAAACCATCAATGTCCTCACCTAACAAGGCAAAATTGCTTTCCTAATCCTTCATCCAACAACAAAATATGAGGCTGAACAACATATACTTGTCCAAAAAGAACAGAACCAAAATGACCAGTAAAAAAAGACACGAGAAGATTTTCAAGCCCCAACAACTTCAGTTGCCTCAGCAACTGGTTCCTCAGCAGGCCTGTCCACCTTCACACCAACATCCTCAGAATAATCACCATGTACCTACAAAGACAGGCAGATAGTTTTAGGTACACAACAGTTTTCCAAATCATGCTTCTGTTTTCCTTTCTATGACAAAGTAAGCTTCACAATGCAACAGCTAATTTGTCCCCGGCATGAGCAGGGATTCATGTCAAAGGAAAAGCACCAAATTTGCAGTTCATTTTTcctaagattgctacttgataCAGAATGACAATACAATACATAGAAGTAACACACCTCCATCAACTTGCCGAGATCAAATTTAGGAGCTTTCAAGATCTTAGCTTTCCTAATAAACACATTCTGAAGTGGGTAAATGCTAGAGGTTGCCTTCTCAATCTCTCTGCCAATTAATTCAGGAATAAACTTCAGGACCAAATCCTTCAAATCACAAGACTGTGCCTGGTTTACCATGATTTCACGCATCTTCCGACGAATCTAACAGAGGAAAAGCAAACACGTCACTCGCCCAAAGAGGTAGGCAAACAAAAAGACAAGACAGCAAGAACTAACACAGGAATAATACTGCCTTATGTTAATTAACACTGCCACATACTTAAACATCAGACAAGAAAATTGGTGTTCAATTCTTGCTCATTTAACATAAAAGTGCTGCATTTTCATACATTTAAAGTAAACCTGTACAGTTCGATAATGAGAAAAATTTAGAAGACAGTAGCAAAAGAAAAGACATGATTATAGCAAACTTACCTGCCGTATCTGACTTGATTGAGCATAACAAGTCCTCTTCTGCTGGTTTAAACGCTTCTTGGTAAAGCCAATGCAGAATAACCTCAGACTATAGTTATCAGTTGTCTTAACATCAACATGAGCCTCAATCAAGGATTGCCATTTCCTCACAAGGGACCTCAACTTATCAGTAGTAAAATTCATTCCCTGCAATGTTACCCCAATCACAAAGCATGAAAAAGAAATCCAGGCAATTATAGTAAGGTATACAAAATAGATAATACACTTCATACCCAGAAGTTTGTCAGGACATTTTTGCCCTGAACATCCTCAGCTCTCAATCTAATTTTTCTGAAGGCATGCTCCTCATCACCCTGAAGATCAGCTAGGGATACCTCAAACACACGATGCTTGAGTCCCTCAGAAGCAATCTGaaacagtaaaaaaaaatcagttaaCAAGCAGTCCATGTTGTTCATTAAGAAGCTG
This Coffea arabica cultivar ET-39 chromosome 3e, Coffea Arabica ET-39 HiFi, whole genome shotgun sequence DNA region includes the following protein-coding sequences:
- the LOC113738279 gene encoding small ribosomal subunit protein eS1-like, which encodes MAVGKNKRISKGKKGGKKKAADPFAKKDWYDIKAPSVFSVRNVGKTLVSRTQGTKIASEGLKHRVFEVSLADLQGDEEHAFRKIRLRAEDVQGKNVLTNFWGMNFTTDKLRSLVRKWQSLIEAHVDVKTTDNYSLRLFCIGFTKKRLNQQKRTCYAQSSQIRQIRRKMREIMVNQAQSCDLKDLVLKFIPELIGREIEKATSSIYPLQNVFIRKAKILKAPKFDLGKLMEVHGDYSEDVGVKVDRPAEEPVAEATEVVGA